ANNNNNNNNNNNNNNNNNNNNNNNNNNNNNNNNNNNNNNNNNNNNNNNNNNNNNNNNNNNNNNNNNNNNNNNNNNNNNNNNNNNNNNNNNNNNNNNNNNNNNNNNNNNNNNNNNNNNNNNNNNNNNNNNNNNNNNNNNNNNNNNNNNNNNNNNNNNNNNNNNNNNNNNNNNNNNNNNNNNNNNNNNNNNNNNNNNNNNNNNTCTCAGCAGCGGGTGTTGCAAATGTACTCTGTGGATGCTCTGTCGCCCTCCAGCCGCTGACATGGCCAATTAGTGCAATGAGTTCACGATGATTTCTTCTCTTGTGCGGTTGCGGCGGTGAATGGAGCACACTGCAGTTCTATTGCCCACCTGCAAGCAGTATTGCGCACAAGTACGTTGGTGCCGCGGCCTTCGTTACTGAAGAATTAAGTTGGGCAGTTTAAGATTATGAATTCACATTTTGTAAATGCCCGTTCTTCTTTTCAATACCGAACAACCCCTTCGTGGTGCCCTGGAGCTGGTGGCGCAGCGCGGTCCGGTGCGGGGCTTCTGATTCTTGCGTCATACAAAACGCTCATTCTGCTTCCCTTAACGATGGCACcgtgtgggggggttggtttTCCCCCGTGTCCTTCTAATAAACGCTTCGCTTCGGTTGTACCGTGTTGTACGTCATTGTCCGGCTGTCTTAGGCCAACAGTCACGTTACGGAGATCGCTCTGCGAATACGACGGATGACATGCGTGGATTTTTATGAACTTCTCACTGTGATGGTCTCTCTAACAGGAACGCCGTGAACAGAATCCCAATCATGGCCAAGCAGGTCCTAGACTTGTACATGCTGTACGTCCTGGTGACGGAGAAAAGGAGGGCTGGTGAAGTCATCAACAAGAAGCTCTGGCGAGAGATCACCAAAGGCCTCAACCTGCCAACCTCCATCACCAGTGCAGCCTTCACTCTGCGAACGCAGTAAGTATCACGACCGTGACCGATTTGCAGGGAAGCCACGGCACCTGCTGGGGCGCCTCAACGCCTTCACTCTACGCACCCAGTAAGGTGTACCGACTGTGACCTATGGGCAGGGAAGCCATGgcacctgttggggtgcctcagCACCTTCACTCTGCGCACCCAGTATGTATACCGACTGTGACCTATGGGCAGGGAAGCCACGGCACCTGCTGGGGCGCCTCAGCACCTTCACTCTGCGCACGCAGTAAGTATCCCGACCGTAACCTATTTGCAGGGAAGCCACGGCACCTGCTTTGGTGCCTCAGCGCCTTCACTCTGCGCATGCAATAAGTATCCCGACCGTGACCTATGGGCAGGAAAGCCACGGCACCTGCTGGGGTGCCTCAGCATCTTCACTCTGCGCATGCAATAAGTATCCCGACCGTGACCTATGGGCAGGAAAGCCACGGCACCTGCTGGGGTGCCTCAGCATCTTCACTCTGCGCATGCAATAAGTATCCCGACCGTGACCTATGGGCAGGAAAGCCACGGCACCTGCTGGGGCGCCTCAGCGCCTTCACTCTGCGCATGCAATAAGTATCCCGACCGTGACCTATGGGCAGGAAAGCCACGGCACCTGCTGGGGTGCCTCAGCATCTTCACTCTGCGCATGCAATAAGTATCCCGACCATGACCTATGGGCGGGGAAGCCATGGCACCTGCTGGGGCGCCTCAGCGCCTTCACTCTGTGCATGCAATAAGTATCCCGACCGTGACCTATAGGCAGGAAAGCCACGGCACCTGCTGGGGTGCCTCAGCACCTTCACTCTGCGCACCGCAGTTAGTATCCCGACCATGACCTATGGGCAGGGAAGCCATGGCACCTGCTGGGGCGCCTCAGCGCCTTCACTCTGCGCACGCAGTAAGTATCCAGACCGTGACCAACGGGCGGGGAAGCCACAGCACCTTCACTCTGCGCACATAGTAAGTATCCCGACCATGACCTATGGGCAGGGAAGCCACGGCACCTGCTGGGGCACCTCAGCACCTTCACTCTGCGCACATAGTAAGTATCCCGACCATGACCTATGGGCAGGGAAGCCACGGCACCTGCTGGGGCGCCTCAGCGCCTTCACTCTGCGCACGCAGTCAGTATCCCTGACAATGACCTATGTGCAGGGAAGCCACGGCACCTGCTGGGGCGCCTCAGCACCTTCACTCTGCACACGCAGTCAGTATCCCGACCATGACCTATGGGCAGGGAAGCCACGGCACCTGCTGGGGCGCCTCAGCACCTTCACTCTGCGCACATAGTAAGTATCCCGACCATGACCTATGGGCAGGGAAGCCACGGCACCTGCTGAGGCGCCCCAGCAGGTGCCGTGGCTTCCCTGCCCATAGGTCATGGTCGGGATACTTATGGGCAGGGAAGCCACGGCACCTGCTGGGGCGCCTCAGCGCCTTCACTCTGCGCACGCAGTAAGTATCCCGACCATGACCTATGGGCAGGGAAGCCACGGCACCTTCATTCTGGAAGGAGGACCTCTGGATTTAGTAGACAAATCCATATTTAAAAAGGAGCTGTCGTGTTGTAAAGTCGCCGGGGCTCCCCGGAcagctcagcagcgctgctgactCCGCCAACCGCTTGCATATATGCAGGCTATACAAACAGGTCCTCTAAGTCCCAGGCAatcttttgtttgtttgtttttgttgtttttttctttcatgtgttcaaaaaaaaaaaaaatcataactttttgttTCTTCGTGTggaaccatttaatgtactgaaaaagagTTCCAATATCTTTCAGTGGAATGAAATGGGGAAAGAACtcaaattacacttttttttgggaggggggggggggggggggcttatttttACAGCATACAAAATTGATGTGGTAACTTCATTTCCAGCAAAATGTATATagtttcttttgttttatttgctgccgtcttctgaccaccataactttctCTTTCCTTGGATGCTCTTCTGTGACGGCTTTCTCATCTCTATTGACACCCTTCTGGGGTAAACATGGCTTTAATTGCTTTATagagcattttttttctaattctgttcAGCATGTGGGataaatgcattattttaatagattggacttttataaaCGTGTCAAtaccacttttttttcccccatttttactctcctcctttatttttttttgacctgtgatcatctgattgcttgtactgcaatacttcaggtaTTCTATTAAGAcccacatggcagccctgggagccttaaCAAGACACAGGCTGTTATGACACCCGAATGGCACCCCACACTCTCAttgtgggtggaggggggggacATTTGGGGGAGAGCTGCAATTAgaattaactatttagatgccgtTGTCAAATCTGATGCCTCTATCTCCAATGACAGCTGTCAGACAGTTGGTACCCACCGTGCATACCGGGCCCGCTCCATCTAAACTCTGCCAGCGGAGGGTGGACATGTACAACCCTTTAGCCTTAAGGCCATGGGCATGTGAACCAATCTGTTATCTTCAAGCCTTTTTGATAAAACCCTTTCTCCTGCCTTATGCCATACCGCTGCAGCCACTACTAGATTCTGACTCTTGTCCTTTTGTAGATACATGAAGTATTTATACCCCTACGAAtgtgagaagagaggccttagcaATCCTAATGAGCTGCAGGCCGCCATTGACAGTAACCGCCGAGAAGGGCGCAGACAGAGCTTTGGTGGCTCCCTTTTCACTTACTCCCCCAGCGGAGCTCCAAATGTGCTTTCTTCACCAAAGATTCAGATGCCAGCCATGGTGCTAGCGGGAACGGCCACAAATGGAAGCACCATAACCCCTATACCGAAGATCAAGAAGGGTGAGTGAGCATCGCACCACGGCATTACTTTGGGGAGTAGTTCAAATACACAAccgtcttaacttttttttttttttttcttcctccttcagaAGAGGACTCTCCGCTGACCATGTCCATGACAGTCCCGTCACGGGTACCGGTCACATTGGGCTGGGCACTCTATGGTGGCAGCGCAAATGGCTGCGCAGGCAGCTGCTTTGGAACAGCTCCGAGAAAAGATGGACTCTGGGGAGCCCCTGAGAAGAGGTTGGCGCTGGGGACTGAGGAGCAGCAACGCTTGGTGCAGCGAGCTATTCAGCACAACCTCCTGGCAATGACCACACAGTTTCCCATGAACATCCGCATTAACAGCCAAGGTAGCTTACAGTGTGTGTTACAGGGCACTAAGGGCTTCCACATAACCCTTCATGAGCCAACGTTTACCAGATTGAGTAGGTCTACGGTGATGGTACTAGACAAGCGCTTGTTCCAATGTGGGTGCCATTACCGATGGACACTTGTAGCACGTTCCCCACTATTGTACAAGACGCCATGTCTGGTGTATGGTCTGGCCAGAACAGAAGTAAATCACATCTAAAACACATGTTAATCAGGCGAAGATACAGGACCTAAAGTTCAGGCTCCTCTGTCGTCCTCTCCGGCCCAGTAGTCTAGAATAAGCTTTGACATCATGGCTTCCAACTTATAATAATGAGGGCTGTGGGTTTTCCCAATTCTGCTGCCTAGATGATCATGCAAGGCCCAGATCAGTGGTTAGAAGAGTGAAGCTTAATAATCTACCGTGAGAAGCAGGGCATTACCGGCGCCTCCGCTATCCTCCAATCTGCGGCAGGGGCTGCTTGGGGTTTGCTGGTTTACAGTTGGTCTCCTCTTACATGGCCCAATGTAACAA
This region of Eleutherodactylus coqui strain aEleCoq1 chromosome 5, aEleCoq1.hap1, whole genome shotgun sequence genomic DNA includes:
- the LOC136628974 gene encoding LOW QUALITY PROTEIN: AT-rich interactive domain-containing protein 3A-like (The sequence of the model RefSeq protein was modified relative to this genomic sequence to represent the inferred CDS: inserted 1 base in 1 codon; deleted 1 base in 1 codon); translation: MTFGAGPRLVADRKECCLMEEADCNLVALNAVNRIPIMAKQVLDLYMLYVLVTEKRRAGEVINKKLWREITKGLNLPTSITSAAFTLRTQYMKYLYPYECEKRGLSNPNELQAAIDSNRREGRRQSFGGSLFTYSPSGAPNVLSSPKIQMPAMVLAGTATNGSTITPIPKIKKEEDSPLTMSMTVPSRVPVTLAGHSMVAAQMAAQAAALEQLREKMDSGEXPEKRLALGTEEQQRLVQRAIQHNLLAMTTQFPMNIRINSQAEGRQDSAVNLTTNGTNSISMSVELNGIVYTGVLFAQPPTSTAGISKGNVTRTAGGTVSASLAPAPAPQAPGSNSSSP